From one Catellatospora sp. IY07-71 genomic stretch:
- the rplU gene encoding 50S ribosomal protein L21, which produces MYAIVKTGGKQYKVAEGDVIEVEKLAGAPGDVVALSAVLLVDGSDLVTDAAKLAKVSVSGEVVAHTKGPKIRIHKFKNKTGYHKRQGHRQPLTQVKVTGIKSGK; this is translated from the coding sequence ATGTACGCGATCGTCAAGACCGGCGGCAAGCAGTACAAGGTCGCCGAGGGCGACGTGATCGAGGTCGAGAAGCTCGCGGGCGCGCCCGGCGACGTGGTGGCGCTGTCCGCAGTGCTGCTTGTTGATGGCAGCGACCTGGTGACCGACGCGGCGAAGCTTGCCAAGGTTTCTGTTTCCGGCGAGGTCGTGGCCCACACCAAGGGCCCGAAGATCCGGATCCACAAGTTCAAGAACAAGACCGGCTACCACAAGCGGCAGGGTCACCGGCAGCCGCTGACCCAGGTCAAGGTCACCGGCATCAAGAGCGGGAAGTAG
- the rpmA gene encoding 50S ribosomal protein L27, with translation MAHKKGASSSRNGRDSAAQRLGVKRFGGQVVSAGEILIRQRGTKFHPGDLVGRGGDDTLFALAAGAVQFGVKRGRKTVNIVPVEA, from the coding sequence ATGGCACACAAAAAGGGTGCATCCAGCTCGCGCAACGGTCGCGACTCCGCCGCCCAGCGGCTCGGTGTGAAGCGCTTCGGCGGCCAGGTCGTCAGCGCCGGCGAGATCCTGATCCGCCAGCGCGGCACCAAGTTCCACCCGGGTGACCTGGTGGGCCGTGGTGGCGACGACACGCTGTTCGCCCTCGCCGCGGGTGCGGTGCAGTTCGGCGTGAAGCGTGGCCGCAAGACCGTGAACATCGTTCCGGTCGAGGCCTGA
- a CDS encoding Rne/Rng family ribonuclease, producing the protein MLDHEPADRHENADNAPQNAPEPARQDRPDAVTGADVPGDAVTGPESGEPAAPARRRARKRAVPAAEAVPAEEDGSADAEKPVKKATRRRKKAAEPDISGESVTEDVIEAAAPPAQVTVSEALAEEAVEDEEAEEAAAEAAEVLEPAAGDTPRRPSISVLFMAPEATAAPVARPAAAAAVARPAEEPAEAEPAESGRRRRRRRGKDEEEAVVAAEAEEPAAAEDEQDEDESDEGARGRRRRGRRGRGRGKGAEDNGADEDQPEAAEAEGDEAAEDEDGEPLTRRRRRRRRKGAGDEGAESEDGVHTVVRIREPRAASDEVQGVSGSTRLEAKRQRRRDGREQRRTRPPILTESEFLARREAVDRVMVIRENPDRTQIAVLEDGVLVEHYVTRASTATMVGNVYLGKVQNVLPSMEAAFVDLGRGRNAVLYAGEVNWDAAGLEGRQRSIEQALRSGDSVLVQVTKDPIGHKGARLSSHVALSGRHLVYVPNGNASGISRKLSDVERKRLRDILKKLVPEGAGVIVRTAAEGASEEDLARDVKRLQAQWEDIQAKAAEGGAPALLYGEPDLVVRVVRDLFNEDFKELVVQGDNAYETVETYLHHVSPDLVDRVHRHTGVADVFATYRIDEQILKGLDRKVFLPSGGHLVIDRTEAMTVVDVNTGKYTGAGGNLEETVTRNNLEAAEEIVRQLRLRDLGGIVVIDFIDMVLESNRELVLRRLTECLGRDRTKHQVTEITSLGLVQMTRKRIGAGLLEAFSEPCEHCKGRGVVIHTEPVADRKAQPAPAQAAPARVKPVSAPPAPKQQPKADDTSYYDTEGYDLSRYEQPEDDEEGGDEVADAPTRRRTRRGGRRRTRP; encoded by the coding sequence ATGCTCGACCACGAGCCCGCAGATCGGCATGAGAATGCCGACAACGCACCGCAGAACGCGCCGGAACCGGCGCGGCAGGACCGGCCCGACGCCGTGACCGGGGCGGACGTCCCTGGCGACGCCGTCACCGGGCCGGAGTCCGGGGAGCCGGCCGCGCCCGCCCGGCGGCGTGCCCGCAAACGTGCCGTGCCCGCGGCCGAGGCCGTCCCGGCGGAGGAGGACGGGTCCGCCGACGCCGAGAAGCCGGTCAAGAAGGCGACCCGTCGCCGGAAGAAAGCCGCAGAGCCGGACATCTCCGGCGAGTCTGTGACAGAAGACGTAATCGAGGCTGCTGCGCCGCCCGCCCAGGTCACCGTGAGCGAGGCGCTCGCCGAGGAGGCCGTCGAGGACGAGGAGGCCGAGGAGGCCGCCGCCGAGGCCGCCGAGGTGCTCGAGCCCGCCGCCGGGGACACGCCCCGCCGTCCCAGCATCTCCGTGCTGTTCATGGCGCCCGAGGCCACCGCCGCCCCGGTGGCGCGTCCGGCCGCGGCCGCGGCCGTGGCCCGCCCGGCCGAGGAGCCGGCGGAGGCGGAGCCGGCCGAGTCCGGCCGTCGCCGTCGCCGCCGCCGCGGCAAGGACGAGGAGGAGGCGGTCGTCGCCGCCGAGGCCGAGGAGCCGGCCGCCGCCGAGGACGAGCAGGACGAGGACGAGTCCGACGAGGGTGCCCGCGGCCGCCGCCGCCGGGGCCGCCGTGGCCGTGGGCGCGGCAAGGGCGCCGAGGACAACGGGGCCGACGAGGACCAGCCGGAGGCCGCGGAGGCCGAGGGCGACGAGGCCGCCGAGGACGAGGACGGCGAGCCGCTGACCCGTCGCCGTCGCCGCCGCCGCCGCAAGGGTGCCGGGGACGAGGGCGCCGAGTCCGAGGACGGCGTGCACACGGTCGTCCGCATCCGCGAGCCGCGCGCCGCCAGCGACGAGGTGCAGGGCGTCTCCGGGTCGACCCGGCTGGAGGCCAAGCGCCAGCGCCGCCGGGACGGCCGCGAGCAGCGCCGCACCCGCCCGCCGATCCTGACCGAGTCCGAGTTCCTGGCCCGCCGCGAGGCGGTGGACCGGGTCATGGTCATCCGGGAGAACCCCGACCGCACCCAGATCGCGGTGCTGGAGGACGGCGTGCTCGTCGAGCACTACGTCACCCGCGCCTCCACCGCCACCATGGTCGGCAACGTGTACCTGGGCAAGGTGCAGAACGTGCTGCCGAGCATGGAGGCCGCCTTCGTCGACCTGGGCCGGGGCCGCAACGCGGTGCTCTACGCCGGTGAGGTCAACTGGGACGCGGCCGGGCTGGAGGGCCGCCAGCGCTCGATCGAGCAGGCGCTGCGGTCGGGCGACTCGGTGCTGGTGCAGGTGACCAAGGACCCGATCGGGCACAAGGGCGCGCGGCTGTCCAGCCACGTCGCGCTGTCGGGCCGGCACCTGGTGTACGTGCCCAACGGCAACGCCTCCGGCATCAGCCGCAAGCTCTCCGATGTGGAGCGCAAGCGGCTGCGCGACATCCTCAAGAAGCTGGTCCCCGAGGGCGCGGGCGTGATCGTGCGCACCGCCGCCGAGGGCGCCTCCGAGGAGGACCTGGCCCGCGACGTCAAGCGGCTGCAGGCGCAGTGGGAGGACATCCAGGCCAAGGCGGCCGAGGGCGGCGCCCCCGCGCTGCTGTACGGCGAGCCGGACCTGGTCGTGCGCGTGGTCCGCGATCTGTTCAACGAGGACTTCAAGGAGCTCGTGGTCCAGGGCGACAACGCCTACGAGACCGTGGAGACCTACCTGCACCACGTGTCGCCGGACCTGGTGGACCGGGTGCACCGGCACACGGGCGTCGCCGACGTGTTCGCGACGTACCGCATCGACGAGCAGATCCTCAAGGGCCTGGACCGCAAGGTGTTCCTGCCCTCCGGCGGCCACCTGGTCATCGACCGCACCGAGGCGATGACCGTCGTCGACGTCAACACCGGCAAGTACACCGGCGCGGGCGGCAACCTCGAGGAGACGGTCACCCGCAACAACCTCGAGGCGGCCGAGGAGATCGTGCGCCAGCTGCGGCTGCGTGACCTCGGCGGCATCGTGGTGATCGACTTCATCGACATGGTGCTGGAGAGCAACCGCGAGCTGGTGCTGCGCCGGCTGACCGAGTGCCTGGGCCGGGACCGGACCAAGCACCAGGTCACCGAGATCACCTCGCTGGGCCTGGTCCAGATGACCCGCAAGCGCATCGGCGCGGGGCTGCTGGAGGCGTTCAGCGAGCCGTGCGAGCACTGCAAGGGCCGCGGCGTCGTCATCCACACCGAGCCGGTCGCCGACCGCAAGGCGCAGCCGGCCCCGGCCCAGGCCGCGCCGGCGCGGGTCAAGCCGGTCTCCGCGCCGCCCGCGCCCAAGCAGCAGCCGAAGGCGGACGACACCTCGTACTACGACACCGAGGGCTACGACCTGTCCCGGTACGAGCAGCCGGAGGACGACGAGGAGGGCGGTGACGAGGTGGCCGACGCGCCCACCCGGCGCCGGACCCGCCGCGGCGGCCGCCGCCGGACCCGCCCGTAA
- the obgE gene encoding GTPase ObgE, translated as MATFVDRVVLHLQAGDGGHGCVSIHREKFKPFGGPDGGNGGHGGGILMVVDPNVHTLLDFHFHPHLKAPNGKGGAGNNREGANGTDLVLKVPSGTVVQTMDGEVIADLVGVGTTLEVARGGRGGRGNASLASARRKAPGFAELGEPGDKLDVIVELKSVADVGLVGFPSAGKSSLISVISAAKPKIADYPFTTLVPNLGVVQAGEHVFTVADVPGLIPGAARGKGLGLEFLRHIERTAVLAHVVDTATLETDRDPVADIEALEAELAQYGGLEDRPRIIVLNKIDVPDGRDLADITTPDLEKFGWPIYRISAATREGLQELVYALARMVEEHRAAAPVLEPTRIVLRPKAVDDSGFEIERDGEGVWVVKGVKPERWVRQTQFDNDEAVGYLADRLARLGVEDRLAKLGATPGDPVRIGAREFDWQPTVYAGANFTPGNRGTDARLEDENTRASASERLAARKARRVRAEGDTAGDEWLEDEDDFVSDDDTGDTGDTDDVR; from the coding sequence GTGGCTACGTTCGTTGATCGTGTGGTGCTGCACCTGCAGGCGGGTGACGGCGGGCATGGTTGCGTCTCCATTCACCGGGAGAAGTTCAAGCCGTTCGGGGGGCCGGACGGGGGCAACGGCGGGCACGGCGGCGGCATCCTGATGGTCGTCGACCCGAACGTGCACACGCTGCTCGACTTCCACTTCCACCCGCATCTCAAGGCGCCCAACGGCAAGGGCGGCGCGGGCAACAACCGGGAGGGCGCCAACGGCACCGACCTGGTGCTCAAGGTGCCCTCGGGCACGGTCGTGCAGACCATGGACGGCGAGGTCATCGCCGACCTGGTGGGCGTGGGCACCACGCTGGAGGTGGCCCGTGGCGGCCGTGGCGGCCGGGGCAACGCCTCGCTGGCCAGCGCCCGGCGCAAGGCGCCCGGCTTCGCCGAGCTGGGCGAGCCCGGTGACAAGCTCGACGTGATCGTCGAGCTGAAGAGCGTGGCCGACGTGGGCCTGGTCGGCTTCCCCAGCGCGGGCAAGTCCTCGCTGATCTCGGTGATCTCCGCGGCCAAGCCGAAGATCGCCGACTACCCGTTCACCACCCTGGTGCCCAACCTGGGCGTGGTGCAGGCGGGCGAGCACGTGTTCACCGTCGCCGACGTGCCGGGCCTGATCCCCGGCGCGGCCCGGGGCAAGGGCCTGGGCCTGGAGTTCCTGCGGCACATCGAGCGCACCGCGGTGCTCGCCCACGTGGTGGACACCGCGACGCTGGAGACCGACCGCGACCCGGTCGCCGACATCGAGGCCCTCGAAGCGGAGCTGGCCCAGTACGGCGGGCTGGAGGACCGGCCCCGGATCATCGTGCTCAACAAGATCGACGTGCCGGACGGCCGGGACCTGGCCGACATCACCACGCCCGACCTGGAGAAGTTCGGCTGGCCGATCTACCGGATCAGCGCGGCCACCCGCGAGGGCCTGCAGGAGCTGGTGTACGCGCTGGCCCGCATGGTCGAGGAGCACCGTGCCGCCGCGCCGGTGCTGGAGCCGACCCGGATCGTGCTGCGCCCGAAGGCGGTCGACGACTCCGGCTTCGAGATCGAGCGCGACGGCGAGGGCGTCTGGGTGGTCAAGGGCGTCAAGCCCGAGCGCTGGGTGCGCCAGACCCAGTTCGACAACGACGAGGCCGTGGGCTACCTCGCCGACCGGCTGGCCCGGCTGGGGGTGGAGGACCGGCTCGCCAAGCTGGGCGCGACGCCCGGCGATCCGGTGCGCATCGGCGCGCGCGAGTTCGACTGGCAGCCCACGGTGTACGCGGGCGCGAACTTCACGCCCGGCAACCGCGGCACCGACGCCCGCCTGGAGGACGAGAACACCCGGGCGAGCGCTTCCGAGCGGCTCGCCGCCCGTAAGGCACGCCGGGTGCGCGCGGAGGGCGACACCGCGGGCGACGAGTGGCTCGAGGACGAGGACGACTTCGTCTCCGACGACGACACCGGCGACACCGGCGACACCGACGACGTCCGCTGA
- a CDS encoding TIGR03936 family radical SAM-associated protein codes for MGRTKNQPEGGQAPVVQRVRVRYAKRGPLRFTSHRDFARAIERAIHRAGVPIAFSQGFTPHPKISFASAAPTGVASEAEYLELGLRERVEPEALCKALDAALSPGLDVLEAVEVHAAGSLADRITASRWRIELPGVSDEQLSTAVAAFVAQSEVLVERLTKQGRRTFDTRGAVAAIEAVPSQTSPPGVVVTAPCAILDLVVRQVTPSVRPDDVLSGLRVVADLEPSAPHSLRSARATRLAQGTLTPQGEIVDPLEADRDPVAIGER; via the coding sequence ATGGGACGGACCAAGAACCAGCCCGAGGGCGGCCAGGCCCCCGTCGTGCAGCGGGTGCGGGTGCGCTACGCCAAGCGCGGCCCGCTGCGTTTCACCTCACACCGTGACTTCGCTCGCGCCATCGAGCGGGCGATCCACCGGGCGGGCGTGCCGATCGCGTTCTCGCAGGGCTTCACCCCGCACCCGAAGATCTCGTTCGCCAGCGCCGCGCCGACCGGGGTCGCCTCCGAGGCGGAGTACCTGGAGCTCGGCCTGCGCGAGCGGGTGGAGCCGGAGGCGCTGTGCAAGGCGCTGGACGCGGCGCTGTCGCCGGGCCTGGACGTGCTGGAGGCGGTCGAGGTGCACGCCGCCGGCAGCCTGGCCGACCGGATCACCGCCTCGCGCTGGCGGATCGAGCTGCCCGGCGTGTCGGACGAGCAGCTGTCCACCGCGGTCGCCGCGTTCGTCGCGCAGAGTGAGGTGCTGGTCGAACGCCTCACCAAGCAGGGTCGCCGCACCTTCGACACCCGGGGCGCGGTGGCCGCCATCGAGGCGGTCCCGTCACAGACCTCACCACCTGGCGTGGTCGTGACCGCCCCGTGTGCGATACTCGACCTTGTCGTGCGGCAGGTCACTCCCTCCGTGCGACCCGATGACGTCCTGTCCGGCCTGCGCGTGGTGGCCGACCTGGAGCCGTCGGCGCCCCATTCACTGCGAAGTGCCAGGGCGACCCGGCTGGCACAGGGCACGTTGACCCCGCAGGGGGAGATCGTGGATCCGCTCGAGGCGGATCGCGACCCCGTCGCCATCGGCGAGCGCTGA